One genomic segment of Paenibacillus sp. FSL H8-0332 includes these proteins:
- a CDS encoding Imm3 family immunity protein encodes MKVWSYKEFSEYIREVFNTSISDGLNTLQAGGRCLYELSNAIEEGEVEKIIFYVCLADLQIDKGVVSQRILDEVKNIIKDFNIDKFANELEKEDIEDLSRLVQKVKVKLCI; translated from the coding sequence ATGAAAGTTTGGAGTTATAAAGAATTTAGTGAATACATACGTGAAGTTTTTAATACTTCAATAAGTGATGGACTAAATACTCTCCAAGCAGGAGGGAGATGCTTGTACGAGTTATCCAATGCTATAGAGGAGGGGGAAGTTGAGAAAATTATATTTTATGTTTGCTTAGCAGATTTACAAATTGATAAAGGTGTAGTCTCACAACGAATCCTCGATGAAGTGAAAAATATTATTAAGGATTTTAATATTGATAAATTCGCCAATGAGTTAGAGAAGGAAGATATTGAGGATTTGAGCAGACTTGTTCAAAAAGTGAAGGTTAAGCTATGTATTTAA
- a CDS encoding DUF1349 domain-containing protein, whose protein sequence is MTKTDLETYQWMNEGNIRFEDDSIILEATANSDFFCNNGAVAEEGLTPESLTNAPFFYTEVSGDFVLRVKVSHDFRDTYDSSSIMIMQDLSVWAKACFELTDFDTHAVVSVVTNQTSDDANGCNIEGNEVWLQAARSGNAFAFHYSTDGVRFDMMRFFNLPVGDTVKVGLLAQAPTGDGGDRIYKHFSLEQRTVKNIRAGE, encoded by the coding sequence ATGACCAAGACTGATCTCGAAACATACCAGTGGATGAATGAGGGGAACATCAGGTTTGAGGATGACAGTATTATATTAGAAGCTACTGCTAACAGTGATTTTTTCTGCAATAACGGGGCGGTTGCGGAAGAAGGGCTGACGCCTGAGAGCCTGACCAATGCGCCGTTCTTCTATACTGAAGTATCCGGGGATTTCGTACTGCGGGTGAAGGTGAGTCATGACTTCCGGGATACGTACGATTCTTCGTCCATTATGATAATGCAGGATCTGTCGGTCTGGGCGAAGGCCTGCTTTGAGCTGACGGATTTCGATACCCATGCTGTGGTCAGCGTAGTTACGAACCAGACCTCGGATGATGCGAATGGCTGCAATATTGAAGGCAATGAGGTATGGCTGCAGGCCGCCAGATCCGGGAATGCTTTTGCTTTTCATTATTCGACCGACGGCGTACGGTTTGACATGATGCGTTTCTTTAACCTACCGGTGGGAGACACGGTCAAGGTCGGGTTGTTGGCGCAGGCCCCTACTGGCGATGGCGGGGATAGAATATACAAGCATTTCTCACTGGAGCAGCGGACGGTGAAAAATATAAGAGCCGGCGAATAG
- the ltrA gene encoding group II intron reverse transcriptase/maturase — translation MNANRLTTPKEKVQELQEKLGHAAKENNKRKFHALYDKVYRWDVLSEAWRRVKANKGAAGVDAVTLADIEAQGEIRFLKDCERELKAGSYDPEPVRRHYIPKKDGKQRPLGIPTVRDRVIQMATKLVIEPIFEADFEEVSFGFRPKRSAKGALDRIRKACNRKGNWVVDVDIQGYFDNINQEKLMKLVQMRINDRRILKLIRKWLQAGVMEEGNVRRSDLGTPQGGVISPLLANIYLNYFDRLWEKYGRGLGELTRYADDLVVVCKTKKDAEHAYELISRIMERLELTLHPVKTRIVGLWTGEEGFDFLGMHHRKTKAETSQGKVYYTTQQWLTKKAEERIRGVVKDRLAPPGMRSKSFAEHVKWLNPKIQGWRNYYYTNYSQKRLAKLDWYILQRLTRWYAKKRQRRRWMSSLSEVKYIANMNGLKTLL, via the coding sequence GTGAATGCCAACCGGCTAACGACACCCAAAGAAAAAGTTCAAGAACTCCAAGAAAAGCTAGGTCATGCGGCCAAGGAGAACAACAAGCGTAAATTCCATGCGCTGTACGACAAAGTCTATCGCTGGGATGTGCTGAGTGAAGCCTGGAGACGAGTTAAGGCAAACAAGGGAGCGGCTGGAGTAGATGCCGTGACGCTCGCAGATATTGAAGCACAAGGAGAAATACGGTTCCTGAAGGACTGTGAGCGAGAATTGAAAGCAGGTAGCTACGATCCAGAGCCCGTACGGCGGCACTATATCCCAAAGAAAGACGGGAAACAAAGACCGCTGGGTATCCCGACGGTGCGCGACCGAGTCATACAGATGGCAACGAAACTCGTGATTGAACCGATCTTTGAAGCAGACTTCGAAGAAGTATCCTTCGGATTTCGCCCGAAGCGAAGTGCGAAAGGAGCGCTGGATCGAATCCGGAAAGCCTGCAACCGCAAAGGGAATTGGGTAGTCGACGTCGATATCCAAGGCTACTTCGACAACATTAACCAGGAGAAACTTATGAAATTGGTACAAATGCGTATCAATGACAGGCGAATCCTGAAATTAATACGGAAGTGGCTTCAAGCGGGTGTGATGGAAGAAGGAAACGTAAGGCGTTCCGATTTAGGCACACCGCAAGGTGGGGTGATTTCACCGCTACTGGCGAATATCTATCTGAATTACTTTGACCGACTATGGGAGAAATACGGAAGGGGGTTGGGAGAACTGACAAGGTATGCAGACGACCTGGTGGTGGTCTGTAAAACCAAAAAGGACGCCGAACATGCTTATGAGCTCATAAGCAGGATTATGGAACGTCTAGAGTTAACCTTACACCCGGTCAAAACTCGCATTGTAGGCCTGTGGACAGGAGAGGAAGGATTCGACTTCTTAGGAATGCACCACCGAAAAACGAAAGCAGAAACCTCTCAAGGGAAGGTGTACTATACCACCCAGCAGTGGCTAACGAAGAAGGCAGAGGAACGTATTCGAGGCGTGGTCAAAGATAGATTAGCACCGCCCGGCATGCGATCTAAATCGTTTGCGGAACACGTGAAATGGCTCAATCCGAAGATACAAGGATGGAGAAATTATTACTACACGAACTACAGCCAAAAGAGATTAGCTAAGCTAGACTGGTATATTCTGCAGCGATTAACCCGGTGGTACGCGAAGAAGAGACAGCGCAGAAGATGGATGAGTTCACTATCTGAAGTCAAGTATATAGCCAACATGAATGGACTAAAAACGCTATTGTGA
- a CDS encoding TetR family transcriptional regulator C-terminal domain-containing protein, giving the protein MPKIVDHSERKSNIAEATWRVIIRQGIKGATVRNIAAEAGVSLGALRHYFSTQHELLEFAMNLVKERVTARIVDIMQSELPPREQIMKVLLELLPTDDSSMAEMEVWFAFTFHLKTGGERATELNDAIYPLIVQIIDYLDQHALFKQGLDKDDEAERLYALIDGLALHAMLEPDRMNKQRVIRVLNIHLESILV; this is encoded by the coding sequence ATGCCAAAAATAGTAGATCATTCCGAACGAAAATCGAATATTGCCGAAGCTACCTGGCGGGTCATTATCCGGCAGGGAATTAAAGGGGCTACGGTGCGTAATATTGCTGCCGAGGCGGGTGTTTCTTTGGGCGCGCTGCGCCATTATTTCTCCACTCAGCATGAACTGCTGGAGTTTGCTATGAATCTGGTGAAGGAGCGCGTAACAGCGAGGATTGTGGATATTATGCAGTCGGAGCTTCCTCCGCGGGAGCAGATTATGAAAGTGCTGCTGGAGCTGCTCCCTACGGACGACAGCAGCATGGCTGAGATGGAGGTATGGTTCGCCTTTACCTTCCATCTCAAGACTGGCGGGGAGAGAGCTACTGAGCTTAATGATGCGATCTATCCGCTGATTGTGCAAATTATTGACTATCTGGATCAGCATGCGCTCTTCAAGCAGGGGCTGGATAAGGATGATGAAGCCGAACGGCTGTATGCCCTGATTGACGGCTTGGCCCTTCATGCCATGCTTGAGCCTGACAGGATGAACAAACAACGTGTGATCCGGGTGCTGAATATTCATCTGGAATCTATCTTGGTATAA
- a CDS encoding NADP-dependent oxidoreductase, whose amino-acid sequence MHAIAIQHYGNPEVFTEQVLPTPSITETQVLIEMYATTVSSADQLVRSGAFKDVVQLQFPHVLGVEVAGIVRAAGKNVSRLKVGDRVMGLSRSGGGYADFLALEENSAVVIPPELSYQEAAALPAAALSAWQSLFQYGQLHSGQRILIHAGAGGVGHLAVQMAKQHGAYVLATARAYNHEFVRQLGADEVIDYTTTDFAEAAGTVDVVLDMVRETEVDEDTGIGATEQKNLQILRDNGRLISLVDPLIATHPKVRGIEAQFAYIEPNPRDLASIIQQVREHKLKVHVEEIFPFTMQGIVEAHNHYETRKVRGKLVILRQQG is encoded by the coding sequence ATGCATGCAATTGCTATTCAGCATTATGGTAATCCCGAAGTATTCACAGAACAAGTACTCCCTACTCCCTCTATCACCGAGACTCAGGTGCTCATTGAAATGTACGCCACAACTGTCAGTTCCGCAGACCAACTGGTGCGCTCTGGCGCATTCAAGGATGTGGTGCAGCTCCAATTTCCGCATGTGCTGGGTGTAGAAGTAGCCGGAATAGTGAGGGCGGCGGGGAAAAATGTGTCACGGCTGAAGGTGGGCGACCGCGTCATGGGGCTCTCCAGATCCGGCGGCGGTTATGCAGACTTCTTAGCCCTGGAAGAGAACTCAGCGGTTGTTATTCCGCCCGAGCTTTCCTATCAGGAAGCTGCCGCACTGCCCGCTGCTGCCTTGTCAGCCTGGCAGTCCTTATTCCAGTACGGCCAGCTGCATTCCGGCCAGCGGATTCTTATTCACGCAGGCGCTGGAGGCGTGGGACATCTTGCAGTGCAAATGGCCAAGCAGCACGGCGCCTATGTCTTGGCCACAGCCCGGGCGTATAATCATGAATTTGTGCGGCAGCTTGGAGCAGATGAGGTTATTGACTACACGACCACTGATTTTGCAGAAGCAGCCGGCACAGTAGATGTTGTACTGGATATGGTGAGAGAGACGGAAGTTGATGAGGATACTGGAATAGGAGCAACCGAACAGAAGAACCTCCAGATTCTGCGGGACAACGGCAGGCTGATCTCCCTGGTAGACCCACTGATCGCCACCCACCCCAAGGTTCGCGGAATCGAAGCCCAGTTTGCCTATATCGAGCCGAACCCAAGGGATCTGGCTTCCATTATCCAGCAAGTCCGCGAACATAAGCTTAAGGTGCATGTGGAGGAGATTTTCCCGTTTACTATGCAGGGGATAGTAGAAGCACATAATCATTATGAGACCAGGAAGGTTCGGGGGAAATTAGTGATCCTGAGACAACAGGGATAG
- a CDS encoding TetR/AcrR family transcriptional regulator, which yields MDRRIRKSQEAIIEAFIQLIAEKNFEQITINEIAERANVSRGTVYSHFTDKYDLLDQCIRTHFVKLIDSCLPCGEQALFPTEAALHYTFRYLDEHASFYAAALANEGVPAFRNRLQAVLMRGFDKQMDMSSINKMMDKGILVQFLAVAMTGMIEQLVTRATSYSAAELAGQLWALMERNQMVPPSAPLSISTKLF from the coding sequence ATGGATAGAAGGATACGTAAATCGCAGGAGGCTATTATTGAAGCTTTCATCCAGCTGATTGCAGAGAAGAACTTCGAACAAATCACGATAAACGAAATTGCCGAGCGGGCCAATGTAAGCCGGGGCACCGTTTATTCGCATTTTACCGACAAATACGATCTGCTGGATCAGTGCATCAGGACACATTTTGTCAAGCTGATTGACAGCTGTCTGCCGTGCGGCGAGCAGGCGCTTTTTCCCACTGAGGCGGCTCTGCACTATACGTTCCGTTACCTCGATGAGCATGCCTCCTTCTATGCAGCGGCGCTGGCTAACGAGGGGGTTCCGGCGTTCCGAAATCGTCTGCAGGCGGTACTGATGCGGGGGTTCGACAAACAGATGGATATGAGCAGCATTAACAAGATGATGGACAAGGGAATCCTGGTGCAATTTCTGGCTGTGGCAATGACCGGCATGATCGAACAGCTGGTTACGCGTGCAACGTCCTATTCAGCAGCAGAACTGGCAGGGCAATTGTGGGCGCTGATGGAGCGCAACCAGATGGTCCCGCCGTCCGCTCCGCTTTCAATTTCTACCAAATTGTTCTAA
- a CDS encoding aldo/keto reductase family protein: MKYRRLGGTGLKVSEISLGSWLTYGGYVEQDNAVKAIETAYSLGINFFDTANVYEKGAAEKVLGATLSSYPRESYVLATKVFGVMGDGPNDRGLSRKHITEQCHASLKRLDAEYVDLLYCHRYDPETPIEETLRALDDLVRQGKVLYVGVSEWTAAQMTEALAVADRYLLDHIVVNQPVYNMFERYIEKEIIPLGLHKGIGQVVFSPLAQGLLTGKYSSVSDIPADSRAARLDWMRKGITEEKLTKVQELGKVAAELDISVGNLALAWILRQSNVSSALVGASRPEQVEENVKASGIELNEDILTRIEEIIG, encoded by the coding sequence ATGAAATACCGCAGATTAGGTGGGACCGGACTGAAGGTCAGTGAGATCAGCCTGGGAAGCTGGTTGACCTACGGAGGATATGTGGAGCAGGACAATGCCGTTAAGGCCATTGAAACCGCTTACTCTCTGGGCATTAATTTTTTTGATACCGCGAATGTCTATGAGAAGGGGGCGGCGGAAAAGGTGCTGGGAGCTACCCTAAGCAGCTATCCGCGCGAATCCTACGTGCTGGCGACCAAGGTGTTCGGGGTAATGGGTGACGGTCCCAATGACCGCGGCCTGTCCCGTAAGCATATTACCGAGCAATGCCATGCCAGCCTGAAGCGGCTGGATGCTGAATATGTGGATCTGCTGTACTGCCACCGCTATGATCCGGAGACCCCGATCGAAGAGACACTGCGGGCGCTGGATGATCTGGTCCGTCAGGGCAAGGTGCTCTACGTGGGAGTCAGTGAATGGACAGCGGCGCAGATGACCGAAGCTCTTGCGGTTGCTGACCGGTATCTGCTGGATCATATCGTGGTCAACCAGCCGGTCTATAATATGTTTGAACGTTATATCGAGAAGGAGATTATCCCGCTTGGGTTGCACAAGGGAATCGGACAAGTCGTATTCTCCCCGCTCGCTCAAGGTCTGCTGACCGGCAAATACAGTTCGGTCTCCGATATTCCGGCAGACAGCCGGGCTGCCCGGCTCGACTGGATGCGCAAAGGAATTACGGAGGAGAAGCTTACGAAGGTTCAGGAGCTGGGCAAGGTTGCCGCTGAACTGGATATCTCTGTAGGCAACCTGGCACTGGCCTGGATTCTGCGCCAGTCTAATGTATCCAGTGCCTTGGTGGGCGCGAGCCGCCCTGAGCAGGTGGAGGAGAATGTGAAGGCTTCCGGCATTGAGCTGAATGAGGATATACTGACTCGAATTGAAGAAATTATTGGCTAA
- a CDS encoding SDR family oxidoreductase: MKVLFIGGTGLISQAVSRLAVERGIELYLFNRGERSSFVPQSAQVIHGDIRDKEQAAEALKGYDFDVVVDWIAFTPEHVQTDIDLFTGKTRQYIYISSASAYQKPQRNYLITEETPLVNPYWQYSRDKIASEELLLEAYQSSGFPVTIVRPSHTYGDTAIPAALTSWSHPWSLVERIRKGQPLVIHGDGTSLWTLTHNTDFAKGFVGLLGLPEAIGEAVHITSDEVLNWNQIYAAIGEAAGREPKVVHMSTDFIAANTPAGTADGLIGDQAVSSVFDNSKIKRLVPDFQATLPFAEGVKRSVAWFEAQPERCTSDHDWFKMLDGLIARHGVDAKLLSYYV; this comes from the coding sequence ATGAAGGTTCTATTTATCGGAGGTACGGGACTTATCAGTCAGGCGGTTTCCCGGCTGGCAGTGGAACGGGGAATAGAACTGTATCTGTTCAACCGTGGAGAACGCAGCAGCTTCGTGCCGCAGAGCGCACAGGTGATACACGGTGATATCCGTGACAAGGAGCAGGCCGCCGAGGCGCTGAAGGGGTATGACTTCGATGTTGTCGTCGACTGGATTGCCTTCACGCCGGAGCATGTGCAGACGGATATTGACCTGTTCACTGGCAAGACGCGGCAATATATCTATATCAGCTCGGCTTCGGCGTATCAGAAGCCCCAGCGTAATTATTTGATTACCGAAGAGACCCCGCTGGTGAACCCGTACTGGCAGTATTCCCGGGACAAGATTGCTTCTGAGGAGCTGCTTCTGGAAGCGTATCAGAGCAGCGGCTTCCCGGTGACGATTGTCCGTCCTTCCCATACTTACGGAGATACAGCCATTCCGGCGGCGCTGACCAGCTGGAGTCATCCATGGTCCTTAGTGGAACGTATCCGCAAGGGCCAGCCGCTCGTCATTCATGGCGATGGCACCTCTCTATGGACATTGACGCATAATACGGATTTTGCCAAAGGCTTCGTTGGTTTGCTGGGACTCCCTGAGGCGATTGGAGAAGCGGTTCATATTACCTCGGATGAGGTGCTGAACTGGAATCAGATCTATGCGGCCATCGGAGAGGCCGCAGGCCGTGAGCCGAAGGTTGTACACATGTCTACAGATTTCATCGCTGCGAACACCCCGGCGGGAACGGCGGACGGGCTGATCGGGGATCAGGCAGTCAGCAGTGTATTCGACAACAGCAAGATCAAACGTCTGGTGCCTGACTTCCAGGCCACCCTGCCGTTCGCGGAAGGCGTGAAGCGCTCGGTGGCCTGGTTCGAAGCCCAGCCGGAACGCTGCACCTCAGACCATGACTGGTTCAAAATGCTGGACGGATTGATCGCCAGACACGGCGTCGATGCGAAGCTGCTTAGCTATTATGTATAA
- a CDS encoding class I SAM-dependent methyltransferase, translated as MPTHPYVSRFFVNTDARRDKLIYDLPEAWWSRPYEYEWCTHFISPHDVVLDAACGISHPLKFYLAEHSAEVYACDKDARILSHEAIMQNITEDIGAAAARQVEAGPMNRLHLAQADLTSLPYEDECFDTVFCISVLEHLSVQETVLAVREFHRTLNGEGLLVLTFDHPTVNLPRMNEILLQAGFQYWGETDFNLPADAVRTDQWGGLSCFRAVLKKAQI; from the coding sequence ATGCCGACACATCCTTACGTCTCCCGTTTTTTTGTGAATACCGATGCACGCCGTGACAAGCTGATTTATGATTTGCCGGAAGCCTGGTGGAGCCGTCCGTATGAATACGAATGGTGTACCCATTTCATCTCACCGCATGATGTGGTATTGGATGCAGCCTGCGGAATCTCTCACCCGCTCAAATTCTATCTTGCTGAGCATAGCGCTGAGGTCTATGCCTGTGATAAGGATGCCCGGATTCTGTCGCATGAAGCGATTATGCAGAATATCACCGAGGATATCGGAGCAGCGGCAGCCCGGCAGGTGGAGGCGGGACCGATGAATAGACTGCATCTAGCCCAGGCAGATCTGACCTCGCTGCCTTATGAGGATGAGTGTTTCGATACGGTTTTTTGTATCTCGGTGCTGGAGCATCTGTCGGTACAGGAAACGGTGCTGGCCGTCCGCGAGTTTCATAGAACGCTCAATGGAGAAGGGCTGCTGGTGCTGACCTTTGATCATCCGACCGTCAATCTGCCGCGGATGAATGAGATTCTGCTGCAGGCCGGATTTCAATATTGGGGCGAGACGGATTTCAATCTTCCGGCAGATGCCGTGCGTACAGACCAGTGGGGCGGCTTGAGCTGCTTCCGGGCAGTGCTTAAAAAAGCGCAAATCTAG
- a CDS encoding YfbM family protein — protein sequence MGMIGNYLAVNAELLQSIRNEEVSLHGIGPKLDIDKSWQALHYTLNGGQEGNQSPLGAAVPLSSHYIGHYSDAEVFALEPDEVKLTAEALEGIEEAWLREHYDFRQMMEEGIYPLIEDDEAEEFFDYILTYFKAIREFYQQASANASCVLFYIS from the coding sequence ATGGGGATGATCGGCAATTATCTGGCTGTAAATGCTGAGCTGCTTCAGTCGATCCGGAATGAAGAAGTGAGCCTGCACGGGATCGGGCCGAAGCTTGATATTGATAAGTCCTGGCAAGCTCTACATTATACACTGAATGGCGGACAGGAAGGCAATCAGTCGCCTCTGGGCGCGGCTGTGCCTCTAAGCAGTCATTATATCGGGCACTATTCGGATGCCGAGGTGTTTGCCCTGGAACCGGATGAGGTGAAGCTAACCGCAGAGGCCCTGGAGGGAATAGAAGAAGCCTGGCTCCGGGAACACTATGATTTCCGGCAGATGATGGAGGAAGGAATCTACCCGCTTATCGAGGATGATGAGGCGGAGGAGTTCTTTGATTATATCTTAACTTACTTCAAGGCCATCCGGGAGTTCTACCAGCAGGCAAGCGCGAATGCATCCTGCGTTCTGTTCTATATTTCCTAG
- a CDS encoding CapA family protein yields MILLLLVPAAGVSAQGAASQEEIRLTFAGDILLDGFVGDQIAKYGVDFPFAKVAPVLQKADLAFANLETPVSVRGAAASKTFAFRSKPAALAGLSTAGIDGVTVANNHILDYGRTAMLDTLVHLDKNNIGHTGAGANIDEAFKPYVKTVKGKRIAVLGTSRVLSAPSWYAGKNSPGAASAYTAEPLLSAIKKSAKDNDYTVVYIHWNQEFKDYPEAYARKLAKQMIDSGADIILGAHSHCLMGIEYYKHKPIYYSLGNFVFNRSTRGGDKTLHSMLVNFTINPSGVTSSITPVKIIGGQPNFMGEAYNKETIQKLNQLSFNAKVAAGGAVSEKQ; encoded by the coding sequence ATGATTCTGCTCTTGCTGGTCCCGGCTGCGGGTGTAAGCGCCCAAGGGGCTGCTTCGCAGGAGGAGATTCGCCTTACGTTTGCCGGGGATATTCTGCTGGACGGCTTTGTCGGCGACCAGATTGCCAAGTATGGCGTAGATTTCCCGTTCGCTAAGGTAGCACCTGTGCTGCAGAAGGCCGATCTTGCTTTTGCCAATCTGGAGACTCCGGTCTCGGTGCGCGGGGCTGCGGCCAGCAAGACATTCGCCTTCCGCTCCAAGCCGGCGGCACTCGCGGGATTAAGTACAGCGGGGATCGACGGCGTGACCGTCGCCAATAATCATATTCTCGATTACGGCAGAACCGCGATGCTGGACACGCTGGTCCATCTGGATAAGAACAACATTGGGCACACCGGTGCAGGTGCTAATATCGATGAAGCCTTCAAACCGTATGTTAAGACCGTCAAGGGCAAGCGGATCGCGGTTCTTGGAACAAGCCGTGTACTGTCTGCCCCCTCCTGGTATGCAGGCAAGAACAGCCCGGGTGCAGCCTCCGCCTATACGGCAGAGCCGCTGCTGAGTGCGATTAAGAAGTCTGCCAAGGATAATGATTATACGGTTGTATATATTCACTGGAATCAGGAATTCAAGGATTACCCGGAGGCGTATGCGCGGAAGCTGGCCAAGCAGATGATCGACAGCGGAGCGGATATCATCCTTGGCGCGCACAGTCATTGTCTGATGGGTATTGAATATTACAAGCATAAGCCGATCTATTATTCACTGGGCAATTTTGTGTTCAACCGTTCTACACGGGGCGGAGACAAGACCCTGCATTCCATGCTGGTTAACTTCACCATCAACCCTTCTGGGGTAACCAGCAGTATCACTCCGGTCAAAATCATTGGCGGCCAGCCGAATTTCATGGGGGAAGCCTACAATAAAGAGACCATCCAGAAGCTGAACCAGCTCTCCTTCAATGCGAAGGTTGCAGCGGGCGGGGCAGTCAGCGAGAAGCAGTGA